A region from the Pseudomonas sp. P8_229 genome encodes:
- a CDS encoding 3-oxoacyl-ACP reductase family protein — translation MPNKVAVVTGGSRGIGRAIVLALAGAGYHVAFSYVRDEVAAMALRDEVQASGVDCLALQCDISSGDSIQSFFGRVEAHFQRVDLLVNNAGITRDGLLATMPVRDIVDVIQTNLVGTLLCCQQVLPGMLRQRSGCIVNISSVAAQKPGKGQSNYAAAKGGVEAMTRALAVELAPRNIRVNAVAPGIVKTEMSTALIGSQEEQIQSRLLIKRYAEPEEIAEAVLYLADRGLYLTGEVLPVNGGLKMP, via the coding sequence ATGCCGAACAAAGTAGCAGTAGTGACCGGCGGCAGCCGTGGCATCGGCCGGGCGATTGTCCTGGCGCTGGCGGGTGCCGGTTATCACGTCGCGTTCAGTTATGTGCGTGATGAAGTGGCCGCGATGGCCTTGCGCGATGAGGTGCAGGCGTCGGGTGTGGATTGCCTGGCGCTGCAATGCGATATCAGCAGCGGCGACAGCATCCAGTCATTCTTCGGGCGGGTCGAGGCGCATTTCCAGCGTGTCGATCTGCTGGTCAACAACGCCGGCATTACCCGTGACGGCTTGCTGGCGACGATGCCCGTGCGTGACATCGTCGACGTGATCCAGACCAATCTGGTCGGCACCTTGCTCTGCTGTCAGCAAGTGCTGCCGGGCATGTTGCGCCAGCGCAGTGGTTGCATCGTCAATATCAGTTCGGTCGCCGCGCAAAAGCCCGGCAAGGGCCAGAGCAACTACGCCGCGGCCAAGGGCGGGGTCGAGGCCATGACCCGCGCGCTGGCGGTCGAGCTGGCGCCGCGCAACATTCGGGTCAACGCGGTGGCCCCGGGCATCGTCAAGACCGAGATGAGCACGGCGCTGATCGGTAGCCAGGAGGAGCAAATCCAGTCGCGGCTGCTGATCAAGCGTTACGCCGAACCGGAGGAGATTGCCGAAGCGGTGTTGTACCTCGCCGACCGGGGCCTGTACCTGACCGGGGAGGTCCTGCCGGTGAACGGCGGGTTGAAAATGCCATGA
- a CDS encoding SDR family NAD(P)-dependent oxidoreductase, translated as MSRTILITGAAKGIGRAVAEDFAANGDNHLILLDLDLPQLQGWVDEQQERIKARVETHAANIADLPAMEAFFKQLGTQVRQVDVLVNSAGICNENEPEDLHNWHKVISVNLNGTFYVTSLCLALIPDRGRIINMSSILGRAGKVRNTAYCASKHGIVGMTKALALDLASRQITVNAILPAWIDTPMLQGELATQAAIAGLTQEQIVRNAKKKLPMRRFIQSEEVAAMVRYLASPEAGGVTAQSLVIDGGVGLGM; from the coding sequence ATGAGCCGCACCATTCTGATTACCGGTGCGGCCAAGGGCATCGGCCGCGCGGTGGCCGAGGACTTCGCGGCCAATGGCGACAATCACCTGATCCTGCTGGACCTCGACTTGCCACAGCTGCAGGGCTGGGTCGATGAGCAGCAGGAGCGGATCAAGGCGCGGGTCGAGACCCACGCGGCGAACATCGCCGACCTGCCGGCCATGGAAGCGTTCTTCAAGCAGCTCGGCACCCAGGTCCGGCAGGTCGACGTGTTGGTCAACAGCGCCGGCATCTGCAACGAAAACGAGCCTGAGGATCTGCATAACTGGCACAAGGTGATTTCGGTCAACCTCAACGGTACGTTCTACGTCACCTCGTTGTGCCTGGCGCTGATTCCGGATCGCGGACGGATCATCAACATGTCCTCGATCCTCGGGCGTGCCGGCAAGGTGCGCAATACCGCGTACTGCGCTTCCAAACACGGCATCGTCGGCATGACCAAGGCCCTGGCGCTGGACCTGGCCTCGCGGCAGATCACGGTCAATGCGATTCTGCCGGCGTGGATCGATACCCCGATGCTGCAGGGCGAACTGGCGACGCAAGCGGCGATTGCCGGTTTGACCCAGGAACAGATCGTGCGCAACGCGAAGAAAAAACTGCCGATGCGCCGCTTCATCCAGAGCGAAGAAGTGGCCGCGATGGTGCGTTACCTGGCCAGTCCTGAAGCGGGAGGGGTCACGGCCCAGAGCCTGGTGATCGATGGCGGCGTCGGGTTGGGAATGTAA
- a CDS encoding DUF1302 family protein, with the protein MAAPAALAALEVDDLKPDYADAEIGVATALRLHGDDQVTQKAMYFKANLEDNWDGGYYKAKGRVRYDARYDGNNPYSERAREKYRFDADWRHLYVGHSLGDGEVTVGWQQVVWGRADELRVLDQINPLDYRDGLTPLLEDSRIAVPMVRVAQPLGEWELEALWITDFVKNQPPVAGSEFAAPLFAAPDPEYFLLDSKPGYDGDKGYGYGLSANGRIGAVDTSFVALSARQQDPVYAVEGVADDGRTRLERQFARYTMGGAGLAIDAGHSIVVRSEVAWFDNWRVTNPTRAYGADSTSMVKSLLGVDYLWRDWLISAQWQEQVLLDWQDGMLQDKREPLFTLSAEGTHLQDRLKSRLVAAASPPLKDNALLQGIFTYKPVDYIKLGLEVDVFFGKPDRAFGEYSKRDQVRLSAGYLF; encoded by the coding sequence ATGGCTGCTCCGGCGGCCCTCGCGGCCCTGGAAGTCGACGACCTCAAGCCCGATTACGCCGACGCCGAAATCGGCGTGGCCACGGCTCTGCGCCTGCACGGTGACGATCAGGTCACGCAGAAGGCCATGTATTTCAAAGCCAATCTGGAGGACAACTGGGACGGCGGCTATTACAAGGCCAAGGGCCGGGTGCGCTATGACGCGCGCTACGACGGCAACAATCCGTACAGCGAGCGGGCCCGGGAAAAGTACCGCTTCGACGCCGATTGGCGGCATCTGTATGTCGGCCATTCGCTGGGCGACGGTGAAGTGACGGTCGGCTGGCAACAGGTGGTCTGGGGGCGTGCGGACGAGTTGCGCGTGCTGGATCAGATCAACCCGCTGGACTACCGCGATGGCTTGACCCCGCTGCTCGAAGACAGCCGCATCGCCGTGCCGATGGTGCGCGTGGCGCAGCCCTTGGGCGAGTGGGAGCTGGAGGCGCTGTGGATCACCGATTTCGTCAAGAACCAGCCGCCGGTGGCGGGCAGCGAGTTCGCCGCGCCGCTGTTTGCGGCACCGGATCCCGAGTATTTCCTGCTCGACTCCAAACCCGGTTATGACGGCGACAAGGGCTATGGCTACGGCTTGAGTGCCAACGGCCGGATCGGTGCGGTGGATACCAGTTTCGTCGCGCTGAGCGCGCGCCAGCAGGACCCGGTGTACGCCGTCGAAGGCGTGGCCGATGACGGTCGTACGCGCCTTGAGCGGCAGTTTGCGCGTTACACCATGGGCGGTGCCGGGCTGGCGATCGATGCCGGGCACAGCATCGTGGTGCGTAGCGAAGTCGCCTGGTTCGACAACTGGCGCGTGACCAATCCGACCCGCGCCTACGGGGCCGACAGCACCTCGATGGTCAAATCGCTGCTGGGGGTCGACTACCTGTGGCGTGACTGGCTGATCTCCGCGCAATGGCAGGAGCAGGTGTTGCTCGACTGGCAGGACGGCATGTTGCAGGACAAGCGCGAGCCGCTGTTCACCCTGTCGGCCGAGGGCACCCATCTACAGGATCGTCTCAAGAGCCGACTGGTGGCGGCCGCCTCGCCGCCGCTCAAGGACAACGCGTTGTTGCAGGGCATCTTCACCTACAAACCGGTGGACTACATCAAGCTGGGGCTGGAAGTGGACGTGTTCTTCGGCAAGCCCGACAGGGCCTTCGGCGAGTACAGCAAGCGCGATCAAGTGCGGCTGTCGGCCGGCTATCTGTTTTAA
- a CDS encoding outer membrane lipoprotein-sorting protein produces MLPLLKSLTATALILTGVCASAADGSNADEIVRQVRDRNDGKSFMSQVSLILHDKKGNTRVREFTYLQKDYPDSDKFSMYFSAPTDVRDVAFHIENPHEALGLEDSQWMYLPVSRQTRRISTTDKRGSFMGSEYSYADLDKIRVKDYSQKLVGEEQIKGRDCYVIEREPASPEVLAKTGYNKLKVWIDKQNFLVMRQDFFDVKGVLIKQMRTQKVETIDAIDSVVLSETEHFIDGTRSEMRFNQLQYNVPLEDRLFTQTAIKRGLKTGDLPEFSVSAR; encoded by the coding sequence ATGTTGCCACTTTTGAAAAGCCTGACCGCCACCGCGTTGATCCTCACTGGCGTCTGCGCCAGCGCTGCCGATGGCAGCAATGCCGATGAAATCGTTCGCCAGGTGCGCGACCGCAATGACGGTAAAAGCTTCATGTCCCAGGTGTCGCTGATTCTCCACGACAAGAAGGGCAATACCCGAGTTCGTGAGTTCACCTACCTGCAGAAGGACTACCCGGACAGCGACAAATTCAGCATGTATTTCTCCGCGCCAACCGACGTGCGCGATGTTGCGTTCCACATCGAAAACCCCCACGAAGCCCTGGGCCTGGAAGACAGCCAGTGGATGTACCTGCCGGTCAGCCGCCAGACCCGTCGGATCTCCACCACCGACAAGCGCGGTTCGTTCATGGGCAGCGAGTATTCCTATGCCGACCTGGACAAGATCCGGGTCAAGGATTACTCGCAGAAACTCGTCGGCGAGGAGCAGATCAAGGGCCGCGATTGCTACGTGATCGAGCGTGAACCGGCGTCCCCTGAAGTACTGGCCAAGACCGGTTACAACAAACTCAAGGTGTGGATCGACAAGCAGAACTTCCTGGTCATGCGCCAGGACTTCTTCGACGTCAAAGGCGTGCTGATCAAGCAGATGCGTACGCAGAAGGTCGAAACCATCGACGCGATCGACAGCGTCGTGCTCAGCGAAACCGAGCACTTCATCGATGGCACCCGCTCGGAAATGCGCTTCAACCAATTGCAGTACAACGTCCCGCTGGAAGACCGCCTGTTTACCCAGACCGCGATCAAGCGCGGCCTGAAAACCGGTGACCTGCCGGAATTTTCCGTGTCTGCCCGCTAA
- a CDS encoding efflux RND transporter permease subunit yields MERYLNFVERYARAIVFLLVAITAYFTYTLGALVSDTNPYLLKESHPARKTIIDLQGEFTGTFDSVMVALNNPQTVFNKQTLNALFSMSQSVRKMILANDADKEQLAQIVGKYPNDSRAQLLTRDILEDGFSQNDYAQAKALRDHAQSQNWDSHDQLFLTFLAERINPIREMASMGDLENIVLTDDGELLIHKTLNAYDMDPAVVESQIMGNELMVDGVVSKDKKVAMLVAELGTKQDDAQAQLRAYQIVRGIVAQYQAEHPEYKDEIFIAGMPIFIAAQQEIIDHDLAVLFPIVFLLITLLLMFFFRKPLGVLLPLFNILFCTIWTLGLMALLRVPFDLLTSVLPVFLFTICCSDAIHVMAEYYEQKSAGKSNREANRETQRLMVVPVVLTTVTTIATFMISTTNNIVSIRNFGVFMSIGLTAALIISLLLIPAWISIWGKDQAPQAKVEAHKESIISRYLVAFCAWMIRFRKPILMVMLPLLALATVFTFRVDIEDSGIAYFKPQSHIRVSDQFINHAKVAGTAPGWIAIDSKEPRGVLTTEVVQFIDKLDHFIKQQPNVSYGYSLATYVKRMNLVLNDMNPDYLRVPNAMEKVTSVNDDGQVERFEVPGNSLIEQHVMLFENGGGSDLNNVLNADFSKALTLYTMTSSVASDYQGMLDRLDAWLLVNKPANLEVTHAGTPLIWTGVLQEITQGQVLSFSLALLVVTLMMMYWLKSVRLGILGMLTLLTTSVTVYGFMFLFNIELNIGTTLVTFLVVGVVDYAVHLLSRIKLLVQQGIEIDAAILQAMHSVGRSTVINVVIFSVGFMALLFSDFKPIVDLGALVAMALFSSGVMTIVLVTLVSPWFFAAIAPVARPAQGQPVVGETVAG; encoded by the coding sequence ATGGAAAGATATCTGAATTTCGTCGAGCGTTATGCGCGGGCGATTGTTTTCCTGCTGGTGGCGATTACCGCGTATTTCACCTATACGCTGGGCGCGCTGGTTTCGGACACCAACCCTTATCTGCTCAAGGAAAGCCATCCGGCGCGCAAGACCATCATAGATTTGCAGGGTGAATTCACCGGTACGTTCGACTCGGTGATGGTGGCGCTGAACAACCCGCAGACGGTCTTCAACAAGCAGACGCTCAATGCGCTGTTTTCGATGTCGCAGTCGGTGCGCAAGATGATTCTGGCCAACGATGCCGACAAGGAGCAACTGGCGCAAATCGTCGGCAAGTACCCGAATGACAGCCGCGCGCAGCTCTTGACCCGGGACATTCTCGAGGATGGTTTTTCCCAGAACGACTACGCCCAGGCCAAGGCCTTGCGTGACCATGCACAGAGCCAGAACTGGGACTCGCACGATCAGCTGTTCCTGACCTTCCTCGCCGAGCGGATCAACCCGATCCGCGAAATGGCCTCGATGGGGGATCTGGAAAACATCGTTCTGACCGACGACGGCGAGTTGTTGATCCACAAGACCCTCAACGCCTACGACATGGACCCGGCGGTGGTCGAGTCGCAGATCATGGGCAACGAGCTGATGGTCGACGGGGTAGTGTCGAAGGACAAGAAAGTCGCGATGCTGGTGGCCGAACTCGGCACCAAACAGGACGACGCCCAGGCGCAACTGCGTGCCTATCAGATCGTGCGCGGCATCGTTGCGCAGTATCAGGCCGAGCATCCCGAGTACAAGGACGAGATCTTCATTGCCGGCATGCCGATCTTCATCGCGGCCCAGCAGGAAATCATCGACCATGACCTGGCGGTGCTGTTTCCGATCGTGTTTCTGCTGATCACCCTGCTGCTGATGTTCTTCTTCCGCAAGCCGCTGGGCGTGCTGTTGCCGCTGTTCAATATCCTGTTCTGCACCATCTGGACTCTGGGCCTGATGGCGCTGTTGCGGGTGCCGTTCGATCTGTTGACCAGCGTATTGCCGGTGTTTCTGTTCACCATCTGCTGCTCGGACGCCATCCATGTGATGGCCGAATACTACGAGCAGAAAAGCGCCGGCAAGAGCAACCGCGAGGCCAACCGCGAAACCCAGCGCCTGATGGTGGTCCCGGTGGTGTTGACGACGGTGACGACCATCGCCACGTTCATGATTTCCACTACCAACAACATCGTCAGCATCCGCAACTTCGGCGTGTTCATGTCCATCGGCCTGACGGCGGCGCTGATCATTTCGCTGCTGCTGATTCCGGCGTGGATTTCCATCTGGGGCAAGGATCAGGCGCCGCAAGCCAAGGTCGAGGCCCACAAGGAATCGATCATCTCGCGTTATCTGGTGGCGTTCTGCGCCTGGATGATCCGCTTTCGCAAACCGATTCTCATGGTCATGCTGCCGTTGCTGGCGCTGGCCACGGTGTTCACCTTCCGCGTCGATATCGAAGACTCGGGCATCGCCTACTTCAAGCCGCAAAGTCATATCCGCGTGTCGGACCAGTTCATCAACCACGCCAAGGTCGCGGGCACGGCGCCGGGCTGGATCGCGATTGACAGCAAGGAACCGCGCGGAGTGCTGACCACCGAAGTGGTGCAGTTCATCGACAAGCTCGACCACTTCATCAAGCAACAACCGAACGTCAGTTACGGCTACTCGCTGGCCACCTACGTCAAGCGCATGAACCTGGTGCTCAACGACATGAACCCTGATTACCTGCGCGTGCCCAACGCCATGGAAAAGGTGACCTCAGTCAATGACGACGGGCAGGTCGAGCGTTTTGAAGTGCCGGGCAATTCGCTGATCGAGCAGCACGTGATGCTGTTCGAAAACGGTGGTGGCTCGGACCTGAACAATGTGCTCAACGCCGACTTCTCCAAGGCCTTGACGCTGTACACCATGACCTCGTCGGTCGCCAGTGATTATCAGGGCATGCTCGATCGCCTCGACGCCTGGCTGCTGGTGAACAAACCGGCCAACCTGGAGGTGACGCACGCCGGCACGCCGTTGATCTGGACCGGCGTACTGCAGGAGATTACCCAGGGCCAGGTCCTGAGCTTTTCCCTGGCGTTGCTGGTCGTCACGCTGATGATGATGTACTGGCTGAAGTCGGTACGGCTCGGCATCCTCGGCATGTTGACCTTGCTGACCACCTCGGTAACGGTCTACGGCTTCATGTTCCTGTTCAACATCGAACTGAACATCGGCACGACGCTGGTGACGTTCCTGGTGGTGGGCGTGGTCGATTACGCGGTGCACCTGCTGTCGCGCATCAAGTTGCTGGTGCAGCAGGGCATCGAAATCGATGCGGCCATCCTGCAGGCCATGCACAGCGTTGGCCGCTCGACGGTGATCAACGTGGTGATCTTCTCCGTGGGCTTCATGGCGCTGCTGTTTTCCGACTTCAAGCCGATTGTCGACCTGGGGGCGCTGGTGGCGATGGCACTGTTTTCCAGCGGCGTCATGACCATTGTCCTGGTGACGCTGGTGTCGCCGTGGTTCTTTGCGGCGATTGCGCCGGTTGCCCGACCTGCTCAAGGGCAACCTGTGGTCGGCGAGACAGTGGCGGGCTGA
- a CDS encoding MerR family transcriptional regulator, whose product MYIGKAAQLSGTTVKSIRHYEEIGLLPQPKREGKYRIYSQESVEVLTFIKCAQQLGFKLKELQVILNNYRGDEFPWDMAEHAIAQKKAELVAQIGDLQQLYDGLEAFENNLHEARQECQFERIARQGEKNPGATLN is encoded by the coding sequence ATGTATATCGGCAAAGCCGCCCAGCTGTCGGGCACCACAGTCAAAAGCATTCGCCATTACGAGGAAATCGGCCTGCTGCCGCAGCCCAAGCGTGAAGGCAAATACCGTATCTACAGCCAGGAGAGCGTCGAAGTGCTGACGTTCATCAAATGCGCCCAGCAATTGGGCTTCAAGCTCAAGGAGCTGCAGGTGATCCTGAACAACTACCGCGGCGACGAATTCCCGTGGGACATGGCCGAGCATGCCATCGCCCAGAAAAAAGCCGAACTGGTGGCCCAGATCGGCGATTTGCAGCAGTTGTACGATGGTCTTGAAGCGTTCGAAAACAATCTGCACGAAGCTCGACAGGAATGTCAGTTCGAGCGCATCGCCCGGCAGGGGGAAAAAAACCCGGGCGCTACGCTGAACTGA
- a CDS encoding NAD(P)H-dependent oxidoreductase — protein MSKRMLVILGHPSNDSFCGALSDTYVQAAKDAGHDVRLMRLDALDFDPVLHEGYNKIQPLEPDLLQAQADITWAEHLTFVYPIWWGGIPALMKGFLDRIFLPGFAFKYREGKAFPDKLLKGRTAHLLVTMDTPYWYYKWFYGMPGLHQVRKTTLEFCGIKPIKTLTFGPMIGSKPDQRDNWLEKARASAAF, from the coding sequence ATGAGCAAACGAATGCTCGTGATTCTGGGTCACCCCTCCAACGACAGTTTTTGCGGAGCATTGAGCGATACCTACGTTCAGGCGGCCAAAGACGCCGGGCATGACGTGCGTCTCATGCGCCTGGATGCGCTGGATTTCGACCCGGTCCTGCACGAGGGTTACAACAAGATTCAACCACTGGAGCCGGATCTGCTGCAGGCGCAGGCCGACATCACCTGGGCCGAGCACCTGACCTTCGTTTATCCGATCTGGTGGGGCGGAATTCCGGCCTTGATGAAGGGCTTCCTGGATCGCATCTTCCTGCCCGGATTTGCCTTCAAGTACCGCGAGGGCAAAGCCTTCCCGGACAAACTGCTCAAGGGCCGCACGGCACATTTGCTGGTGACCATGGACACGCCGTACTGGTACTACAAATGGTTCTACGGCATGCCGGGACTGCACCAGGTACGCAAGACCACGTTGGAGTTCTGTGGCATCAAGCCCATCAAGACCCTGACGTTCGGTCCCATGATCGGGTCCAAACCCGACCAGCGCGACAACTGGCTGGAGAAGGCCCGGGCCAGCGCCGCGTTCTGA
- a CDS encoding LysR substrate-binding domain-containing protein: MHFDLTDLRLYLHIIDTGNITAGAARSHLSLAAASARIRAMEASLGTDFLQRGRRGVTPTPAGKALAQHARILLQQAERLQQDLADYAQGAKGQVRLLCNTTAITEYLPEVLADFLRDHPNLDIDLQELPSARITHALRQGAADLGIVSDAVDTHDLQTVVFRADPLVLIVPHGHPLAASLSLTFAQTLAHDYVALGTDSALAIHLEEQALHVGQRMAIRIRADGFDGLMRMVARGVGLAIVPRVAVERWPSTDTFTCVPLDDAWANRTLHLCARNFAQLPAYAQALLNALTP, translated from the coding sequence ATGCACTTCGACCTCACCGACCTGCGCCTCTACCTGCACATTATCGACACCGGCAACATCACCGCCGGCGCCGCCCGCAGTCATCTTTCGCTCGCCGCCGCGAGTGCGCGGATCCGTGCCATGGAAGCCTCGCTGGGCACTGACTTCCTGCAACGCGGGCGCCGTGGCGTGACTCCGACGCCCGCCGGCAAAGCACTGGCGCAACACGCGCGAATCCTCCTGCAACAGGCCGAACGCCTGCAGCAGGATCTGGCTGACTACGCCCAGGGCGCCAAAGGTCAAGTACGCCTGTTGTGCAACACCACGGCCATCACCGAATACCTGCCGGAAGTACTGGCAGACTTTCTGCGCGACCATCCCAACCTCGACATTGATCTGCAAGAGTTGCCCAGCGCCCGCATCACCCACGCCCTGCGGCAAGGCGCGGCCGATCTGGGAATCGTGTCCGACGCGGTCGATACCCACGATTTGCAGACCGTGGTGTTTCGCGCCGATCCGCTGGTGCTGATCGTGCCGCACGGCCATCCGCTGGCCGCAAGCCTTTCGCTTACCTTCGCGCAAACCCTGGCCCATGACTACGTGGCCCTGGGCACCGACAGTGCGCTGGCGATTCATCTGGAGGAACAGGCGCTGCACGTCGGTCAGCGCATGGCGATCCGGATTCGCGCTGACGGTTTCGATGGCCTCATGCGCATGGTCGCGCGCGGGGTGGGACTGGCGATTGTGCCCCGGGTAGCGGTTGAGCGCTGGCCCTCGACAGACACGTTTACCTGCGTGCCGCTGGACGACGCCTGGGCCAACCGCACGCTGCATCTTTGTGCGCGCAATTTCGCGCAACTGCCAGCCTATGCCCAGGCCCTGCTGAATGCGTTGACGCCTTGA
- a CDS encoding sulfite exporter TauE/SafE family protein, with protein sequence MNTLADFYQNLGMALSLLVMVTFIMAGLIKGVIGLGLPTVAMGLLGLAMAPSQAAALLIIPATLTNLWQLAFGGHLKGLIKRLWSMLLMIFLGTAVGTLAIGMAGGHWVVRGLGAALLLYALSGLLLPTLHFRPRHESWLGPVCGVITGIITSATGVFVIPAVPYLQALGLNRDQLVQALGLSFTVSTLALAGGLFWRGALGGGELSASLLALVPAMLGMWLGQWLRQRISAVLFKRVFFLGLGALGAHLLISG encoded by the coding sequence ATGAACACACTCGCAGACTTCTATCAAAACCTCGGTATGGCCTTGTCTTTACTGGTCATGGTCACCTTCATCATGGCCGGCCTGATCAAGGGCGTGATCGGCCTTGGCCTGCCCACTGTCGCCATGGGCCTGCTCGGTCTGGCTATGGCACCGTCGCAGGCAGCAGCATTGCTGATCATTCCGGCAACGCTGACCAACCTCTGGCAACTGGCGTTCGGCGGGCACTTGAAAGGTCTGATCAAACGCCTGTGGTCGATGCTGCTGATGATTTTCCTCGGCACCGCAGTCGGCACGTTGGCGATCGGCATGGCAGGCGGGCATTGGGTGGTGCGCGGGCTGGGCGCGGCATTGCTGCTCTATGCGTTGAGCGGGTTGCTGCTGCCGACGCTGCACTTCCGCCCTCGGCATGAGTCGTGGCTCGGTCCAGTGTGCGGGGTGATCACCGGCATCATCACCTCGGCCACCGGCGTGTTCGTGATTCCGGCGGTGCCGTATCTGCAAGCGCTGGGCTTGAACCGTGATCAGTTGGTGCAGGCGCTGGGCCTGTCATTCACTGTTTCGACCCTGGCGCTGGCCGGCGGCCTGTTCTGGCGCGGTGCGCTGGGCGGTGGCGAGTTGAGTGCCTCGCTGCTGGCGCTGGTCCCGGCGATGCTGGGCATGTGGCTCGGCCAATGGTTGCGCCAGCGGATCAGCGCCGTGCTGTTCAAGCGGGTGTTTTTTCTCGGACTGGGCGCGCTCGGTGCCCATCTGCTGATCAGCGGTTAG
- a CDS encoding putative quinol monooxygenase has product MSERHGFILHAKTRPEKAEAFEALFRAYVEPSRAEPGCIEYHMLRDKEDPTLFIFYEIWESQAHLDVHSNLPHMREFFDNRMAYLERDFDIRRIDMLSASSANR; this is encoded by the coding sequence ATGAGTGAACGCCACGGTTTCATCCTGCACGCCAAGACCCGCCCGGAGAAAGCCGAGGCTTTCGAAGCGCTGTTTCGCGCCTACGTCGAACCGAGCCGCGCCGAACCCGGCTGCATCGAGTACCACATGCTGCGCGACAAGGAAGACCCGACGCTGTTCATCTTCTACGAGATCTGGGAAAGCCAGGCGCACCTGGACGTGCACTCGAACCTGCCGCACATGCGGGAGTTTTTCGACAACCGCATGGCGTATCTGGAGCGTGATTTCGATATCCGTCGGATCGACATGCTCAGCGCGTCGTCGGCTAACCGCTGA
- a CDS encoding NAD(P)H-dependent oxidoreductase has protein sequence MKKVLLLNGGKKFAHSDGRYNATLHETALSVLDRGGVDVKTTSIDEGYDVAEEVAKFLWADVIIYQMPGWWMGAPWTVKKYLDEVFTEGHGSLYASDGRTRSDASQKYGSGGLIQGKQYMLSLTWNAPQQAFDDPTDFFEAKGVDAVYFPFHKANEFLGMSGLPTFLCVDVMKRPDIENDVARYEQHLKEVFGLKA, from the coding sequence ATGAAAAAAGTGTTGTTGCTCAATGGCGGCAAGAAATTCGCCCACTCCGACGGTCGTTACAACGCCACCCTGCACGAAACCGCGCTGAGCGTGCTCGATCGCGGCGGTGTGGATGTCAAAACCACCTCTATCGACGAGGGCTACGACGTCGCGGAAGAAGTCGCCAAATTCCTCTGGGCCGACGTGATCATTTATCAGATGCCGGGCTGGTGGATGGGCGCGCCGTGGACCGTGAAAAAGTACCTCGACGAAGTCTTCACCGAAGGCCACGGCAGTCTCTATGCCAGCGATGGCCGTACCCGTTCCGATGCGTCGCAGAAGTACGGCAGCGGCGGCCTGATCCAGGGCAAGCAATACATGTTGTCGCTGACCTGGAACGCGCCACAGCAAGCCTTCGATGACCCGACCGACTTCTTCGAAGCCAAGGGTGTCGACGCGGTGTATTTCCCGTTTCACAAGGCCAACGAGTTCCTTGGCATGAGCGGTTTGCCGACGTTCCTCTGTGTGGACGTGATGAAGCGTCCGGACATCGAGAACGATGTGGCGCGGTATGAGCAGCATCTGAAAGAGGTGTTTGGTCTCAAGGCTTGA